The DNA window gactgcctcCCCTCAGagcccctgacccatccaactccctctgctccttgtcccctgaacACCCcttccccagaccccactccctatccaactgccctctgtcccctgactgtcctgacccctatccacacccctgccctctgacaggccccctgggactcccaagcctatccaactgcccctgtttcctgtcccctgactgccctctgggaccccctgccccttatccaaatcctctgctccccgcccccttaccatgccactcaaagCATCCGGACTGGCAGCCGTAAGTAGCACACCGTTAGTAGCACATTCCTAGGGGGAGCAATGTAATACACTACTCCCACCCTCCATACACTTTCGGAACcctaatgtggccctcaggccaaaaagtttgcccaccccagcaaTATGGGCATATTTAGAAATAGATTTATGTTCAAAAATATAGTGGGTAGATTAAAAACAATACAGGGCATCTCTTCATATGTGTCGGGACTACAGCACTGACAAAATCCCTCAGGTGGAGTACCAGACGCTATGGACCATTGTCCCCTAAATTATGGAATGGACTAGGCAACTATTGAAACAACATTAAACCATAGGATTAAATTAATTTACCTTGAACTTTTTACCTCCCATTGTTTCCATGTCGGCTTCCTTGCCAATGGTGAATTTGTTGGTCATGGACTGGCCTGTGGGGTAGATCTGGGTCCAGACAAAGTCATTTCCATTCTGTGCCACTTCTGTGACAATCTTGAAATTCCTTCCCTTTTCAATGATATCACTGGGAATACCTACCCAATGGAAACACAGGTTTTTAAAGCTAATATTCCATCAATCATATTTTCTTTTgtatttaagcaaaacaatggTCTGGTTTTCTTTATTGAGAATTACATGACTGATTACATGGATCCCCACTCTTTTACGTTGGTGTTGTAGTTCAAAATGCTAAAGCACATTTTGGAAGCAGCGAGACCTCAACCCTGTAGCTAGATGTAGTTCAAGACTGTGAAAGATTGTTTGGAAAGTGTCCATGGTCAGGGGGGTAAATTTTTCAGCTGTATCTATCCAGTCTATACACGTGTACGCAGATGAAGTTACATGTGCACAAAGTTTTTTTCTGTACTTTGTAGGAAAAAACACCTATTCCATTCTAATATTTGCATATGCCATTTAAATAGTTGAACACTTGCCTGAATACAAACATTTACACTTACAGAACCAAGTTACTTCCATGAATTTTACAGGTGCCTGCACCGGCCACGGCTTTTTAAAAGTTCATATTAGGGTACACTCAGGCCCCTATTCCAGTCACAAGTTTGTACCAGCACAAGTGGAGCATGAGGATTGAATATTGGGCCCCCTAATTCATTGTATTACAAAGTACCtttgggcctaattctgctcccactaaACTCAGACTTTAGTAGGAGCAGGCCTGAGCTTTGCTGTCGAAGATGCTATTCTGAAGATGTGATTAAAAGCTGCATGGAAGAAAATGAATCAATGAAGGTATAACCCACTTGCCAACCAGGGGCTGGCAGataaggtgctcagcactttctgataGTTATAAAACACCTTCAGCGTCTGGCAGGAGCAAGCCTCAAACCTTTGCATTGTTTATCTAGAAGTTTATTAAAACTCGTTAAGATTCATTGAGAAAAATCTCCAGTATATACTCACCAATACACTTCACAAAGGCATCATAGTTGTCTTCACTTTCCACTTCATATCTGCCCGTGAAAGCCATGTTACCTTAGAGATGTGGCTGGTGCACTAGAGCTGCTGTTGCGATGAAGAAGCTTGGCTGGGTGTAAACAGGCTCAAAGCTCTCACTTTATAAACCTTCCCAAGCTGCTCAACCCCACCCCCTGATCATTCCACCTGTCCACCACACTCCTCTGACTGAAATAGTGTCTCTGAGTCACTAGCCTGGGTGTTATTGACCCTCATGAAAGTGCCCGTTTATAATTCTATGATGACTCCTTGTCCTTGGTTCATATGGCTGAAAGGATCAGtcggtttttgtttggttggttttttttcaaatgcaaGTGCTGTCCCTTGCTGctggaatttattttaaaaaaagagaaccgCAAATTAATTTGTTTGAAATACATCATCTGCAAAATAATGGATTTATTTGCAAAATATCTGGTTTTGACTGCTTCGGATTCAGTGTGTGTCCATAAGCAAGTCACTTGATTTCTTTGTTATGAGTTCCCTCTTCGGAAAAGGGATGATAATACAGTACCTGCCTGTATGAAGGGCTTCAAGATCCtaagaagaaaaatgcttcttaTTGACTCTTAGTATCATGGATTCTGCCAAGGAGAAAGAATTATAATGTTTGTCCCCCAAAGATCTTGTCCCATTAGAGTGCATGCTGCAGTGAGAGATGCCTGTTATCTCAGGGGGCTACATCTCCCTCATCCCCTAAGCCTTCCTCCTAGAATCCAGCCCTGAGTGGCAGCATCCCAGGAGCAGAAGTAAGCAATGCTGCTTCTCCTCTTTGAGGCTCTGTCCAGCCAGGGCAAGATTTGATCCTGGTTGGACAACTGTAATGCCACCTCAAGCATTCAGAAGTCATGAGACAGGTCTTCTCAAAGTCATGAGACTGTAAAAAGTAAGTCTTGGGTTCTTATTATTTACCTTCTGGTTTCAGAGCTTTTAGGTTGCACTCGAATCATGTTTTCCCACTTTGCTCCCCAAGCATGTATTCTAGATTTTTTTAAGAATAAAACAGATTATAATGTAATTTCATAACTCTGGGAGctgaagctttaagaaaaacatcaaatatgaGATTAGttttaaaattgcaagagttggcaatactaCTACAATACAATAATTTGACAACCCATAACCTCCTATTACCCCAAGTAATTCACAAATCCTAATTTGCCAGTGGCAGAATGTGACGTTGCACCcgataatgctttatagaaatatgcttgagtgtgaatatgacataactggaatatgttttatgctaaatatgccatgtaacacatctctgcaaaggttatgatctactggatatatgcatcctatttgcatgcatgtatcatttttgtatttgaagttatgaatattggctatgtacttgtttgattttaagtagcctcagtgaagcagttggtcagcttcttgagaaaagactattatcagtaagtgcccagtcaagaaacacttaagctaacaatgaactatgagagatgccaatccacatctgagctttcctgggaatgtggcGGCCTGTAAAGTTCTGAGTCATTCATAGATATGTgatttgcccatgtgactccaaaactccatctttcaGCTGGATTCTGCacaggagaggagaaggggtttccacccacaagagagagtctatttaagcccctggaaacccttccattttgtcttcagctggttcAAGAGAGAGCCTCTTTGCCTCCAaaggatgcctgaaagaaactggaacaagggacagtaactacaggggtatgagtgattgctggacccagactagaaggaggctagtctgtaaaagagacttattggaacatctctgagagtgagatttacctgcatttagtttttttactgtattaggcttagacttgtgtgttttattttattttgcttggtaattcactttgttctgtctgttattacttggaaccacttaaattctactttttgtatttaataaaatcactttttaacttattaattaacccagagtatgtattaatacctggggggcggGCACTAACAGCTGTGCAtagctctctatcagtgttatagagggtgaacaatttatgagcttaccctgtataagctttatgcagggtaaaacgGAATTATTTgtggtttggaccccactgggattgggtatctgggtgctggagacaggagcacttcttaagctgttttcagttaagcctgcagcttgtgggggtcGTGGTTCAGACTTGAATCTGTGTTTGAagcaggcaagcgtgtctggctcaaacaaggcaaggttctgaagtcccaggctggcagggaaaacaggctcagaggtagtctaggcacatcaggtggcagtcccaaaggggtttctgtgatccaacccgtcacacagaAACTATACATTAgagtcttttaaaatgttttggttaATGTAAGGCCTCCTGGATCAGGTCCTGTTCCTTAAATATATTTGCTATTTGTATTTTAAGGGCCTGTACCCTTTGAGAACAAAATTATCCTCTTCAGTCCCTGTTGGAGGGGTCTGCCTTTGTTCTTTATGAATTACAGACATCAAGTGGAATATAGAACATGCAATAACTATCTACACTGCAGATAAACAAGCTTTTTAGTTGGAAACTTAGATGATCAAACAACAACCTATTTCCTTCTCTAAAGTCTGATGGAGAGTAATGTTAAGTATTACTAATAACAATGTAAGGTACAAATCTTTCAGATGGAAATGTGACTTTGGTGGATGTTCCTACTGGTAAAGTAATTTACTAGAATAGATGCAGAAAGTGAACATGAGAGTggcataaacaaaataaaaaaaatcaaacaagtatTTTACCAATTCTTCCACACGCACTTCTCCTCACTATTCACTCAGCTTCAAAGTGCACCATGCTGGGTAGTGACGGGCTGGTAGAGTGCTTGTCATGACAAAAGATGTGCCACCTGCTGTCTgagggtaattttttttaaattgtctctGTATGAGAAAGGGAAGAGGTCTATGTACTTCTCTGTGAATTTTCTCCACATTCTGTGGCTACCATTCAAAACACAGAGACATATGAGAACACTCAaggcacgtctacactggcaaatttacagcaccgctcagagaccactgaagggaaaccactgttgtgtgttcacactgtcagctgcctgcgcaatagcgtgcTCACACctgcggcacttgcagcagtattCAGAGCAGAGCAcactgggcagctatcccatgaagaacctctttctcttctgcccCTAAGAGTTGTTTGACGGCAGAGGGGGTAGTgtggcatcctgggtcctgtcccagtgacccgtgatgcattgcttcgcatcccagaaATCCCTGTTCTTCCatcacatttggcaccatctttcaatggtttgtgtactgcgtgctctgcctcttcggtctgcaggaatgaATCCCGAACTGTTGACCAGCATGCTGCTTGCAGTgtagttattccttaaactacaacgGCAAGAGGAGGGCGACATTGATCTCACCATGCGTAGTAGCTATGatatgagattgcttgtggcattcacggaggtggtGACCATAGTGGAATGCAGCTTTTGGGCTCGGGGAAACAAACACTGAGTGTTGgaatcacatcatcatgcacgtctgggatgatgagcagtggctgcagaactttcggatgaggaaggccacattcatgggactgtatgatgagctcgccccagccctgtcaTTGGAGACGcgcgtggcgattgcactgtggaagctggctactccataCTGCTACCGATTGGTCACTAACCTGTTTGGAGTGgcaaagtcgaccgttggactcgtgttgatggaagagttcagggccattaatcgcatcctgctccaaaagactgtgactctggggaatgtgtgtgacattgtagatggctttgcacaaatgggcttccctaactatAGAGGGACACGCATATTTCAATTCTGGCACCAGAgcacctagccactgagtacattaatctcAAGGGGTATTTCGtgatggttctccaggcacttgtagATCACTTgaggatcactgtgggcgtttcacgAACACTAAGGCAGGCTGGTCCaaaaaggtgcatgacacatgcatctttgagaacactggcctgttcaggaagctgcaagcagggactttcttcccggactggaagatcaccataggggaagttgaaatgcccattgtgatcctgggagacccagcctacccattAATTCCATGGcctatgaagccatacatggggcaaTTTGACAGCAGCAAAGGAGTGGTTCAACatcaggctgagcaagtgcagaatgactgttgagtgtgcttttggccatttaaaagcccgctggtgcTGCCTCTATGGGAAGCTGAACCTGGCccatgacaatattcctatgcttatagccacgtgctgtatgctccataatatatgtgaagggaagggtaaaagcttcactcaggactAGACTGCAGAGGCttagtgcctggaggctgagtttgaacagccagagatcaGAGCTGTTagaggggcacagtgcagggccataaggatcagggatgccttgtggcagcaatttgaagctgaaagacgctaatatttgttgctatgttcGGGATTGCAGTGCATGTAATGCtgggaggtgattggtgcacatgatgcaagaagggggtttaacataattgtatgttgctttacagtgctctttttgctttcaaatGGGGTCCTGGGAtggctaaagatttgtgtatgttcaGGGATCATATCTAACcctctcctttggagtacaattcagcaggtactgtacttcagcagggccaaactgcagagggacgaGTGTTGAGTGCTGTGGGTAGTAGGAGtccacagtgctggactgtgagagGGGAGGAATGGAATGCCACAGgtatagactggagccaggaggttgataagtgtGTGTTGATGGTGTCTTGGGgggcgcatgggaaagagttttgtaaCAGCGGCTGCAGGGTGGGGTGCGCACGAAGCTGCtcagtttgaagagctagtattgcCTGGAGTGTGTCTGCTTGGCTCTCCATAACCTTTCTGGCATACCGCATTGTCCTTTCTGTCCTGCCaatccttcaattcctgtttctcggtggcggagtgcatcataacctcatgcagaaagtccttcttggccactttctaattctgcaccGCTGTTCAGCCGCTGATAACAaaaagggaggctgggctcccaaggtcatctctgtgaagttttaaatgcaacattttacagaagcagtattgtttgcaacacagacaacactgattctgtgctttaaaacacagccagtactcacacacctgtcactaactgcctgaccccaggcaagtacacaagagccacaagacccccaaaatggtgagtagccacaaGGGCAGGGGAAATCACTCTTCGAGGACCCTACTGTGaactgggcatgtggctcttggggagagccagcactgtagtgtGGGCCccgataatcattcctgtccccacatttcacaggatgtgatcattatggaagatatcccACTGCTGAGGGTAAGCAGGAAATCAAGGGAGGATCTTCTCCAAGCCTGCAGCTTCCGCCCTGGCCTCTATGTGGCccacctgtgtgcagcaatggtttcTCCCAACATGATGGCACAATGGTGCAGGAAAGTTactgttaatggggcaagaaacaaagcagctctgctgaagAACCTGTGGCAGTGGATTGCCCACTATCTCCACAAGACTTTCCTGGATATttctgagggagattcccgtgaagtgagggagacaatcaacagcctgttccaccgctcagactaggcatgtgctGGTATACACATCATACTGACATAAGCCTGCTTTCtacaaccctcctgcccccaacaacttgcttcagcgattcccaaaatcagatccacttaccaggggcatCCTCTCCTGTTTGGGTTTCGTCAAGCtccaacagctgtgactggctagcctcctccggggtagaaaagagctcctggctgcatgcatctctgacctccaagtcatcctctgcctctgggtccccctccccctccacatcctcatccaaggtttcctcctcctggctcggccACTCTCGACTCAGGTGAGGCcacaaagtatccacagtggtcttcacagtggaggtggggtaCCAGCTGAGTATCGCATCCAGCtatttgtagaactggcagctcatgGGTGCAGCATCAGAGCCGCGGTTTGCCTCCCACGCCTTGTGATAGGCGTCCCGCAGCTcattcactttgaccctgcactgcagtgtgtctcagtcatggcccctttctatcatgcattgtgaaatctgtccgtaagtatcataattcctacagctggagcgctgctgggactggacagcctcctcttctcaaatgctgatgaggtccagcagctcggcactgctccaagcaggggatcgcctggtgcgtggagcaggcatggccacctggaaagttTCACTGCAcgcatcactgagcaaacaggaaggggactttcagaattccaaaggaatttatggggtggggatgacggttggtcacctgagggcagggcagtagagttcaatcCGATGACCAgagaagtgagaacaggcattatgggacacctcccagaggccagtCGCAATGCTGTAATCACCAAGGTGTCTACCACAGCGCTGTAGCCGCGGTGCAGAAAGCTCTGCACCTctcattggggtttttttttttcaaagcgcTACAGCTgtgcagtttctgcgcactaagtggcttgggaGTCTGtacaggagttacagtgcagaaagctgctttactgcacagaaacttgccagttaGACAAGGTCTCAGTGACTGGATGCTTCCATATAATTTGTAAGACCTGCTCACAGGGAAGTAATGGGGAAGCTCTGCTTCAGAGCCAGGGCTCCCCTTGCCCTTCTAGTCCAAAAAAATAGGAACTGTGAGATGGCTGCAACTGTTCACTGCCCCAGTTCAGGGTAATTCTAATTCTGACACTTCAGGTCTGATTCTGAGCCTGCTGAAGTCCTTGGCAAAGTTCCCCTTGTTGTCCATTGAATAGGATCAGACCACTGGAGAGGATCTTTTCTTTACCAGCTGGGCCACGGCTCTTAGGCCCAGTCCATGTTAAGGAAATTAGCTTTGGTacaacagaggcagagagagaggtgaagtgatttgggCCAAAGTTTCATATAGCAGCCTAGTAGCAGAGCCAAGAATCAAACACAGATCTCCTGAGCCTGAGTCCAGTGCCCAGGCTAGCACAGCAGCACCAGCGCAAATTTCTTTGATGTAAACAAGGCCTTAATGTGATGGAAAATGACAATGAGACCATTGGAGAAACTGCTGCTTTCAAATGGATACGTAGAGAATTTGCACTAGCCTCAGTGACCTTCTGCATTATTGTCAAGAGGAACTTAGTTGCAAAATCCTCAATAAAGGCTCTTGTCTTCTGCTTATGTCTTGTATTCTctgtaaaggaaaaaatattttgaaaatagtTATGGATCAGGAGCCGTCTCCCCCAAAAATCCAATTAGTGAGACTGTCCCAGAGCTGGTTTCTACAATGCAATTCAGTGACACAGCTGAGCATTCAGACTTCCATCTTGCATGTTCTATATGGAAGTCTCCCCTGGATGAGCCAAGGGTGAGGTAAATGAACTTAAGTCATGAACTTTTTCTGTTTACACAAAACTTGAGAGCAATCTCACTAGTGTAGTAATACTATAAAGGACCTTGGAAGTCAGATCAATTGACAGATAAAGAAAAGCACTGCAGCTCTAGGAAACTGCTGGGAAAGATAACCAAACTGTATAGTACATGACTTCCTTGAGTAACTGTCTCTACTTGAATTATATCATTAGCTTTCTTCAACTCTTGGCATGCTGTATAAAAATGCTGACATCCACATAACTGCACAGGATTTACTGTACTGTATGTccttgcatttcttctttttattaAGTCTTTATTCATTTCTACAAAGCAACAAAACAAATGCAGTTGCATTTGAGAATGAAGCATTTAAGAAAAGAATATTTTCCCAAATACTAAGTCATGCCCCTGTTTAGTGCTAGATTAAAAGGGCATAGGACTCTTGATTCAATGATGCTATTGTC is part of the Mauremys mutica isolate MM-2020 ecotype Southern chromosome 8, ASM2049712v1, whole genome shotgun sequence genome and encodes:
- the FABP6 gene encoding gastrotropin; this encodes MAFTGRYEVESEDNYDAFVKCIGIPSDIIEKGRNFKIVTEVAQNGNDFVWTQIYPTGQSMTNKFTIGKEADMETMGGKKFKATVKMEGGKVVVDFPNYHHTAEIAGGKLVEISTAGGITYKRVSKKLA